A region from the Variovorax sp. V93 genome encodes:
- a CDS encoding class I SAM-dependent methyltransferase: MKAKESSTEAGQELDAIRERYQRRNLQAPDQRYSFLNPAVWQTVHERQRAFLRLLSRLGWLDLREKRLIEVGCGSGGNLLELLRFGFDVSNLQGIELLEERYAEARRALPMELKLVQGDACELDVPPESQDIVFQSTVFSSLLDDTFQQRLADAMWGWVKPGGGVLWYDFTFNNPRNADVRGVSLRRVRELFPSAQVSAQRVTLAPPIARRVVQVHPCLYSLFNTVPLLRTHVLAWISKPSY, encoded by the coding sequence GTGAAAGCCAAGGAGTCATCAACAGAGGCGGGGCAAGAACTCGATGCCATACGTGAGCGCTATCAGCGAAGAAACCTTCAAGCGCCGGATCAACGCTATAGCTTTCTGAATCCTGCCGTTTGGCAAACGGTGCACGAACGTCAGCGGGCGTTTCTTCGACTGCTGTCTCGTCTGGGTTGGCTCGATTTGCGCGAAAAGAGGCTCATCGAGGTGGGATGCGGAAGCGGCGGAAATCTGCTGGAGTTGTTGCGCTTTGGCTTTGATGTCAGCAATTTGCAAGGGATTGAATTGCTGGAAGAGCGCTATGCCGAAGCGCGTCGCGCATTGCCGATGGAACTAAAGCTTGTGCAGGGGGACGCCTGCGAGTTGGATGTGCCGCCTGAAAGCCAGGACATTGTTTTTCAGTCCACCGTTTTCTCGTCTTTGCTCGACGACACATTTCAGCAGCGCTTAGCCGATGCCATGTGGGGGTGGGTCAAGCCCGGAGGGGGAGTGCTCTGGTACGACTTCACTTTCAACAACCCCCGAAACGCTGATGTACGAGGTGTTTCATTGCGGCGGGTACGCGAGCTGTTTCCAAGCGCTCAGGTGAGCGCACAACGCGTCACGTTGGCTCCGCCCATTGCGCGACGCGTTGTGCAAGTACATCCTTGTCTCTATAGCTTGTTCAATACCGTTCCACTGCTTCGCACTCATGTGCTCGCATGGATCTCCAAACCATCGTACTGA
- a CDS encoding energy transducer TonB: protein MPPIAKTTIVLEPPPGEIVSTRLVGILSLFIDEQGRVQRVDAEEPTLPPAFEQVAREAFMAAKFSPGEVEGRAVKSRQRVEVVFDYTP from the coding sequence ATGCCGCCTATTGCCAAGACGACCATCGTCCTTGAGCCTCCGCCCGGTGAAATAGTGAGCACCCGCCTGGTCGGCATTCTGTCGCTCTTTATTGACGAACAAGGTCGCGTTCAGCGCGTGGATGCCGAGGAGCCGACACTCCCTCCGGCCTTCGAGCAAGTGGCACGCGAGGCCTTTATGGCCGCGAAGTTTTCTCCTGGTGAAGTCGAGGGCCGTGCCGTCAAGTCGCGCCAGCGGGTGGAAGTGGTTTTCGACTACACGCCCTGA
- a CDS encoding glycosyltransferase: MTLHLCLIGDAASVHLRRWAMAMVDRGFRVTVISATAQEIDGARVIALPSVRRGHQWFLRLPALRRVVRELAPDIVHAHYITSYGMWGAACGRRPLVLTAWGSDILVTPHHNSVLKELTGWTLRRASLITADSRDVLAEIRGYRPRGALHEIFWGADTERFRPYDGSREPGFHIASMRSWEPNYRIDVVVRAFAQFVAARPASAAVLHLFGGGSQATSLHELVTHLKIAEKVSWHGWLAPQELADRLAACDLSVTVPESDATSVSLLESMACGLPVIVSDLPANRQWVTSRGGHVIPVGDVDSLVAAMCAEFDDAPMRERKGTFNRARIEELGSARRQMDRMAELYLSLQRS; encoded by the coding sequence ATGACGTTGCATCTATGCCTGATCGGCGATGCCGCCAGCGTTCACCTGAGGCGGTGGGCGATGGCAATGGTTGACCGGGGTTTTCGCGTGACAGTGATCAGCGCGACAGCGCAGGAGATAGATGGCGCGCGAGTCATTGCGCTACCGTCGGTGCGGCGCGGTCACCAGTGGTTTCTGCGCCTGCCGGCTCTGCGCCGCGTGGTGCGCGAACTGGCACCTGACATAGTGCACGCACACTACATCACAAGTTATGGCATGTGGGGCGCTGCCTGCGGGCGCCGACCACTGGTGCTCACCGCGTGGGGCAGCGACATCCTCGTCACGCCGCATCACAACTCGGTGCTGAAGGAGTTGACTGGGTGGACACTGAGGCGTGCGTCACTCATCACTGCCGATTCTCGCGATGTGCTTGCTGAAATCCGTGGATATCGGCCGCGCGGGGCGCTGCATGAGATTTTCTGGGGTGCCGACACTGAGCGCTTCCGTCCATATGATGGTTCGCGGGAGCCAGGATTTCATATCGCCAGTATGCGTTCGTGGGAGCCGAACTACCGTATCGATGTGGTTGTACGCGCGTTTGCGCAGTTCGTTGCGGCACGTCCGGCCAGTGCGGCGGTGTTGCACCTGTTTGGCGGCGGGAGCCAGGCGACCAGTCTGCATGAACTGGTCACCCATTTGAAGATAGCCGAGAAGGTATCGTGGCACGGCTGGCTTGCGCCGCAGGAGTTGGCTGATCGACTGGCTGCTTGCGACTTGTCGGTCACCGTGCCGGAGAGCGATGCGACTTCGGTGTCGCTATTGGAATCCATGGCTTGCGGCCTGCCGGTTATTGTCTCCGACCTGCCAGCCAATCGGCAGTGGGTTACCTCGCGCGGTGGTCATGTGATACCAGTGGGCGATGTGGATTCGCTGGTCGCCGCGATGTGTGCCGAGTTCGACGACGCGCCGATGCGCGAGAGAAAGGGAACATTCAATCGCGCGCGCATCGAGGAGCTTGGCTCCGCTCGCCGTCAGATGGATCGCATGGCGGAACTCTATCTCTCGTTGCAGCGCTCGTAG
- a CDS encoding methyltransferase domain-containing protein produces MNHHAFDKQFDLSRHDYLSGLDMVTWLRHYHVVRDLVTSAPQRVLEVGSGDGVVRRCVLPLVPVYSVFDINARLEPDYVGDLKLGDTSLTGRFDAVVATEVMEHLPFADLPACLANLYAWLQFGGQAFVSLPHRKSSVAVLSPSQKLHTWRFPNGLLSLSEAYNRFVRGRIWIDPNHCWEIGDGRVTQIAVEQHFAQAGFTLIKHLALPYCDYWVLSKPVPGAV; encoded by the coding sequence ATGAATCATCACGCCTTCGATAAGCAATTCGATCTCAGTCGGCACGACTACCTGTCCGGTTTGGACATGGTGACCTGGCTGCGCCACTATCACGTGGTGCGTGACCTCGTCACTAGCGCGCCGCAGCGCGTGCTCGAGGTTGGCTCAGGCGACGGCGTGGTGCGACGCTGCGTGTTGCCCTTGGTGCCGGTCTATTCAGTATTCGACATCAACGCCAGACTGGAGCCCGACTACGTCGGCGACCTGAAGCTCGGCGACACTAGCCTGACCGGCCGCTTCGACGCCGTGGTAGCCACCGAGGTGATGGAGCATTTGCCCTTTGCTGATCTGCCTGCCTGTCTGGCCAATTTGTACGCGTGGTTGCAGTTTGGGGGGCAAGCCTTTGTGTCGCTGCCGCATCGAAAGAGCAGCGTCGCCGTGCTGTCGCCGAGTCAGAAGCTGCACACTTGGCGTTTCCCGAACGGCCTGTTGAGCCTGAGCGAGGCTTACAACCGTTTCGTGCGTGGTCGCATCTGGATCGACCCAAACCACTGTTGGGAAATCGGCGATGGGCGTGTCACGCAGATCGCCGTGGAGCAGCATTTTGCTCAGGCCGGCTTCACATTGATCAAGCACTTGGCGCTGCCTTATTGCGACTATTGGGTCTTGTCCAAGCCGGTGCCGGGTGCCGTATGA
- the wecB gene encoding non-hydrolyzing UDP-N-acetylglucosamine 2-epimerase, which produces MNIITIVGARPQFIKAATLSKVLRESADVRERLLHTGQHFDDNMSSVFFRELGIPEPHWNLGISGGLHGAMTGAQLAGIETVLVNEQPDAVLLYGDTNSTLAGALAAAKLHIPVAHVEAGLRSFNRRMPEEVNRVLTDHLSHWLFAPTEVALENLQHEGIASSLVHRVGDVMYDAALYFSAIASARSERPSALAAISGRPFVLATIHRAENTDEPRRLSIILEALTALSGEIDVIWPLHPRTRGVLARLGADVSATTRLHCIEPLGYLDMIEMEQSAQMIVTDSGGVQKEAFFFQKPCVTLRDETEWVELVDAGWNRLAPPTSLAVLQEAFRSALGSSGKPVRPYGEGDAARRIAEILRGAQG; this is translated from the coding sequence ATGAATATCATCACAATTGTCGGCGCGCGCCCTCAATTCATCAAAGCTGCGACCCTCAGCAAGGTGCTACGGGAGTCTGCCGATGTACGAGAGCGCTTGTTGCACACAGGGCAACACTTCGATGACAACATGTCGAGTGTTTTTTTTCGAGAACTCGGTATTCCCGAGCCACATTGGAACCTCGGCATAAGTGGTGGTCTCCACGGTGCGATGACCGGGGCGCAACTCGCCGGTATTGAAACGGTGTTGGTGAACGAGCAGCCAGACGCCGTGCTGCTATACGGCGACACCAATTCGACACTGGCTGGGGCGTTGGCCGCGGCAAAGCTGCACATTCCGGTGGCGCACGTCGAGGCTGGCCTGCGTTCGTTCAATCGACGCATGCCCGAGGAAGTCAATCGCGTATTGACCGACCATCTGTCGCACTGGTTGTTTGCGCCGACAGAGGTGGCACTGGAAAACTTGCAGCACGAAGGTATCGCCAGTTCGCTAGTCCACCGAGTAGGGGACGTGATGTATGACGCCGCGCTGTATTTCTCCGCGATCGCCAGTGCTCGAAGCGAGCGCCCGTCGGCGCTTGCCGCCATTTCGGGCCGTCCTTTCGTGCTGGCGACCATTCACCGTGCCGAGAATACCGATGAACCGCGGCGGCTCAGCATAATCCTAGAGGCGTTGACCGCGCTGTCCGGGGAGATCGATGTGATCTGGCCGCTTCACCCGCGCACGCGAGGTGTGCTGGCGCGACTCGGCGCGGACGTGAGCGCTACCACGCGGCTGCACTGTATCGAGCCGTTGGGGTATCTCGACATGATTGAAATGGAGCAGTCGGCTCAGATGATCGTCACCGACTCAGGCGGCGTGCAGAAGGAGGCCTTCTTTTTTCAGAAGCCTTGCGTCACACTGCGAGACGAAACTGAATGGGTCGAGCTAGTCGACGCTGGATGGAATCGTCTTGCGCCTCCCACCTCGCTCGCAGTGCTGCAGGAGGCCTTTCGGTCGGCCTTGGGCTCATCGGGTAAGCCAGTACGCCCCTATGGGGAGGGCGATGCTGCGCGGCGCATTGCAGAAATCTTGAGAGGAGCGCAGGGGTGA
- a CDS encoding lipopolysaccharide biosynthesis protein codes for MASTLRVDTAVYGSAVLIDRLLGFFLLPLLTRAIVPADYGAWTQTAVAASLLVPLVLFGSSTAVVRYFSTAAGARVRGRFFAQLGAVALLLLALCVALASTLPLPLAAFIYGEAGHETLIPILLVLLAADATTEFSVAWLRAAGRIGAVASALVLRSVVRYGVVLMLVSGVPVPLLAWFGHYAMAQLALALAVLAATLWVLWRTPVPSEPVSPPRLRELLAFSAPLVVLSLFTSLNGFLDRFVLVQWLGLDGVAVYAAAVSLCTIPAAFYSVLGFTLFPVLARHWQVPHLDKAARLMTLALRVFLFLCVPVAVLLAVGGHWVLPLLTTGAYAAPPLVFALLGLSVSAAGSYQILLYALLLDGRSRQVLGLAVLATVINLALNLWLARHWGVVGAACAAAVSNLVMVGVSTRLVRKVLHWSFPWAGVWSTVRHAVFAALPLVTLLIWGAPSLPLAAAAFVLGGVAYLVLDWRSSDSIARKAFGQ; via the coding sequence ATGGCTTCGACGCTGCGCGTCGACACGGCGGTCTATGGCTCGGCCGTGCTGATCGACCGACTGTTGGGCTTCTTCCTGTTGCCGCTGCTCACGCGCGCCATTGTCCCGGCCGACTATGGTGCCTGGACTCAGACAGCGGTTGCGGCTAGTCTGCTGGTCCCGCTCGTGTTGTTCGGTTCGTCAACGGCCGTGGTGCGCTACTTTTCCACGGCCGCGGGCGCGCGGGTTCGTGGGCGCTTCTTTGCCCAACTCGGCGCGGTCGCGCTTCTGCTGCTTGCTCTGTGCGTTGCGCTGGCGTCAACGCTCCCGCTGCCACTGGCCGCGTTCATCTACGGCGAAGCTGGCCATGAAACCCTGATACCCATTTTGCTGGTGTTGCTGGCAGCGGACGCCACCACGGAGTTCAGCGTGGCCTGGTTGCGGGCGGCCGGGCGCATCGGCGCGGTGGCCTCCGCACTGGTGCTGCGTAGCGTGGTGCGCTACGGCGTAGTGCTCATGCTCGTAAGCGGCGTCCCCGTACCGTTGCTCGCTTGGTTTGGCCACTACGCTATGGCGCAATTGGCCCTGGCACTGGCGGTATTGGCTGCGACGCTGTGGGTGTTGTGGCGTACGCCTGTTCCTTCGGAGCCTGTCTCACCACCGCGTCTGCGAGAGTTGCTGGCCTTTTCCGCGCCACTGGTCGTGCTATCGTTGTTCACGTCCTTGAACGGTTTTTTGGACCGCTTCGTGCTGGTGCAATGGCTGGGACTCGACGGAGTGGCCGTGTATGCCGCCGCGGTGTCGCTATGCACCATCCCGGCCGCGTTCTACAGTGTGCTTGGCTTCACCTTGTTCCCGGTGCTGGCGCGCCATTGGCAGGTGCCTCACCTCGACAAAGCTGCGCGGCTGATGACGCTGGCGCTCCGAGTGTTCTTGTTCTTGTGCGTGCCGGTCGCTGTGCTGCTGGCCGTGGGAGGCCATTGGGTGCTGCCGTTGTTGACCACTGGCGCCTATGCCGCGCCGCCGCTGGTATTCGCGCTGCTCGGGCTATCGGTCAGCGCCGCGGGTAGTTACCAGATTCTGCTTTACGCACTGCTCCTCGATGGGCGCAGCCGGCAGGTGCTCGGATTGGCAGTCCTGGCTACTGTCATCAATCTTGCATTGAATCTTTGGCTCGCACGCCATTGGGGTGTGGTCGGAGCGGCTTGTGCTGCGGCGGTATCGAACCTCGTGATGGTAGGCGTGTCCACGCGACTTGTTCGCAAGGTGCTGCACTGGAGCTTCCCCTGGGCCGGTGTGTGGTCAACCGTACGACACGCCGTGTTCGCCGCGCTGCCACTCGTGACATTGCTGATCTGGGGTGCGCCATCACTGCCGCTGGCAGCGGCGGCATTCGTGCTTGGTGGGGTGGCCTACTTGGTACTCGACTGGCGCAGCTCGGATTCGATCGCACGCAAGGCGTTCGGCCAATGA
- a CDS encoding class I SAM-dependent methyltransferase, protein MTVSMDETERIQRRYEERDASAALTGFWSLGNPAVLHAAHERERCVLAALTARAVDLRALRVLDVGCGLGLEYPNYLRWGVAAANVVGVDLSYARLANAVRHFGMPVVQASGVALPFADASFDLVVQNVVFSSIIDDTMRRATAAEMLRVLRPHGHVLWYDAFRSRGRDPHFRSVPRAEVCALFAGIDWSFATLTSDVGITVRAQRCLGGWSLPLLDACRVLRTHLLGLGVKR, encoded by the coding sequence ATGACCGTTTCCATGGACGAGACTGAACGCATTCAGCGCCGCTATGAGGAGCGTGACGCGAGTGCCGCACTTACGGGCTTCTGGTCGCTCGGCAACCCCGCGGTGCTACACGCCGCGCACGAGCGTGAGCGGTGTGTGCTTGCAGCGTTGACCGCGCGTGCCGTTGACCTGCGTGCGCTGCGTGTGCTGGACGTGGGTTGCGGCCTTGGCCTCGAATACCCGAACTACCTGCGCTGGGGCGTGGCGGCGGCGAACGTGGTAGGCGTCGATCTGAGCTATGCTCGTTTGGCTAATGCAGTGAGACACTTCGGCATGCCGGTGGTGCAGGCCTCCGGTGTAGCGCTGCCGTTCGCCGATGCCAGCTTCGACCTTGTGGTGCAGAACGTGGTGTTCAGTTCCATCATCGACGATACGATGCGTCGCGCCACCGCAGCCGAGATGCTGCGCGTGTTGCGACCACACGGCCATGTGCTTTGGTACGACGCTTTTCGTTCGCGCGGGCGCGACCCACATTTTCGCAGCGTACCGCGTGCCGAGGTATGTGCATTGTTCGCCGGCATCGACTGGTCGTTCGCAACGCTGACCAGCGACGTCGGCATCACCGTGCGCGCGCAGCGGTGCCTGGGTGGTTGGTCGTTGCCATTGCTCGACGCCTGTCGAGTTCTACGCACCCACCTGCTCGGCCTCGGGGTCAAGCGATGA
- a CDS encoding glycosyltransferase family 4 protein, whose translation MRILLINHYAGSMCHGMEYRPYYLAREWVGAGHSVCIVAASHSHVRSVQPKLAGRTQRELIDGVEYLWYLTPCYQGNGVGRVLNITAFCIQLIWDAAQLARNFQPDIVVASSTYPMDIWPAHRIARLASAKLVHEVHDLWPLSPMELNGMSTRHPFIAICQAAEDFACRHSDAVVSMLPKVHDHMAAHGLDLSRLHIVPNGVSSEEWDHTGDALELELARHIQQARGEGRVVVVYAGAHGLANALDSLLDAAAMLLSEPFSFILIGGGTERERLKQRVASEGLYNVAMFGPIPKRQISTLLSAVDVAYIGLQRVPLFRFGIAPNKLMDYMMAGCVVLSAIEAGNDPVVEAGCGVSVEAESAPAIARGLREISSIEPGARREMGLRGKAYIQEHHTWPVLAKRFIEAVS comes from the coding sequence GTGAGAATCCTGCTGATCAACCACTACGCAGGCTCTATGTGCCATGGCATGGAGTACCGACCCTACTATCTGGCGCGGGAGTGGGTTGGCGCCGGCCATTCGGTGTGCATCGTCGCGGCTTCGCATTCACACGTGCGGAGTGTTCAGCCGAAGCTCGCTGGGCGTACGCAGCGGGAACTCATCGACGGAGTGGAATACCTGTGGTATCTCACGCCGTGCTATCAAGGAAATGGCGTCGGTCGCGTACTAAACATCACTGCGTTCTGCATTCAACTCATTTGGGATGCCGCACAGCTTGCGCGCAACTTCCAACCGGACATCGTGGTGGCATCCAGTACCTACCCGATGGACATCTGGCCGGCGCATCGCATTGCGCGACTGGCTTCGGCGAAGCTGGTACATGAGGTGCACGATCTGTGGCCACTTTCGCCCATGGAACTCAATGGCATGTCAACACGGCACCCGTTCATTGCCATATGTCAGGCCGCTGAAGACTTTGCCTGCAGGCACTCCGATGCTGTGGTGTCCATGCTGCCCAAGGTCCACGACCATATGGCTGCGCACGGGTTGGATCTGTCCAGGTTGCACATCGTGCCGAATGGCGTGTCGAGCGAAGAGTGGGATCACACCGGCGACGCCCTTGAACTTGAGCTTGCGCGGCATATTCAGCAGGCACGTGGTGAGGGACGTGTGGTGGTGGTCTACGCGGGGGCGCACGGCTTGGCCAATGCGCTGGACTCTCTGCTCGATGCTGCGGCAATGCTGCTTTCGGAGCCGTTCAGCTTCATTCTGATTGGCGGCGGAACTGAGCGAGAGCGTCTGAAGCAGAGAGTTGCTTCGGAAGGCTTGTACAACGTGGCCATGTTCGGCCCTATCCCGAAGCGCCAGATATCGACCCTGTTGTCTGCCGTGGACGTGGCGTACATTGGTTTGCAGCGCGTGCCGCTGTTCAGATTCGGTATCGCCCCCAATAAATTGATGGACTACATGATGGCCGGTTGCGTGGTACTCAGCGCAATCGAAGCCGGCAATGATCCCGTTGTCGAGGCAGGATGCGGTGTTTCAGTGGAGGCCGAATCTGCTCCGGCCATTGCTCGGGGCCTTCGGGAGATCTCGTCAATAGAACCAGGTGCTCGGCGGGAGATGGGGTTGCGTGGGAAAGCTTATATCCAGGAGCATCACACTTGGCCTGTCTTGGCCAAGCGATTCATCGAGGCCGTGTCGTGA
- a CDS encoding sugar transferase: MAKRVFDISVALVALLVLSPILAAIAVWIKLDSPGPALFRQERVGLAGRCFQILKFRTMRHDSETDGSLITVGEDARITRAGAFLRRYKLDEFPQFFNVLCGEMSVVGPRPEVPRFVALYSSDVKKIILSVQPGITDPGSLAFRNESSLLAKAPDPESHYVNLVLPIKLEHSIQYVHTRNFWSDIQIIGRTLAAIFRG, from the coding sequence ATGGCTAAACGGGTATTCGACATCAGCGTGGCACTGGTGGCTTTGCTGGTCTTGTCACCGATTCTGGCTGCCATTGCCGTCTGGATCAAACTCGACTCACCGGGCCCCGCACTGTTTCGTCAGGAGCGGGTCGGCTTGGCCGGTAGGTGCTTCCAGATCCTCAAGTTCCGCACCATGCGCCACGATTCTGAGACGGACGGATCTCTGATCACGGTTGGTGAAGATGCACGTATTACTCGGGCTGGAGCATTCTTGCGGCGATACAAGCTAGATGAGTTTCCGCAATTTTTCAATGTGCTGTGCGGTGAAATGAGCGTGGTCGGCCCGCGGCCCGAGGTGCCGCGTTTTGTCGCACTCTATTCATCGGACGTGAAGAAAATCATCTTGAGTGTTCAGCCCGGCATCACCGATCCGGGATCACTTGCATTCAGAAATGAGTCTTCGCTGCTCGCGAAAGCGCCCGATCCGGAATCACACTACGTAAATCTGGTCTTGCCGATCAAACTCGAACATAGCATTCAGTACGTGCACACGAGAAATTTCTGGAGTGACATCCAAATCATTGGAAGAACATTAGCAGCGATTTTTCGCGGATAG
- a CDS encoding DegT/DnrJ/EryC1/StrS family aminotransferase — MALQSTFLPFALPDTGEEEIAQIAEALRSGWVTTGPKAKRFENDFASFLGDERLHCMAVNSATAGLHLALEAVGVGPGDEVITTTHTFTATAEVVRYLGADVVLVDVDPTTLCIDIKSVEAAITPRTKVVIPVHYAGLAADMTALLEVARRHGLKVIEDAAHALPATVGGRLVGTLDSDFTVFSFYANKTISTGEGGMLVTRSADLAERAKVMRLHGINRDAFDRFRSTTPSWYYEVVAPGFKYNMTDIAAGMGIAQLAKLPRFLARRQYLAERYGEQLASLPLLLPASPPPGEIHAWHLYVIRLTENAAISRDVLIQALSDKGIGTSVHYIPLHRQPYWRDRYGLNAQMFPHSEAAYQRMLSIPLFTAMDDADQDRVIAALQELLS, encoded by the coding sequence ATGGCTCTACAGTCAACTTTTCTACCTTTTGCGCTGCCTGACACTGGTGAAGAAGAGATAGCGCAAATTGCGGAGGCTCTTCGCTCCGGATGGGTGACTACAGGTCCAAAGGCCAAGCGATTCGAGAACGATTTTGCGAGCTTTCTCGGCGACGAACGGTTGCACTGCATGGCCGTAAATTCAGCGACTGCGGGCCTTCATCTGGCGCTCGAGGCTGTCGGTGTAGGGCCAGGCGACGAGGTGATCACCACCACGCACACCTTTACTGCGACTGCAGAGGTCGTGCGCTATCTTGGAGCCGACGTTGTGCTGGTCGATGTCGACCCGACCACGCTATGCATCGACATTAAAAGTGTAGAAGCTGCAATCACGCCTCGGACGAAGGTGGTCATCCCGGTTCACTACGCGGGACTTGCGGCGGATATGACGGCGCTTCTGGAGGTTGCACGCCGGCATGGACTGAAGGTGATCGAAGATGCGGCACATGCCCTCCCGGCAACCGTTGGCGGCCGGCTCGTCGGCACGCTCGACTCCGATTTCACGGTCTTCAGCTTTTATGCCAACAAGACCATCTCTACCGGGGAGGGAGGCATGCTGGTTACGCGCAGTGCAGACTTGGCCGAGCGTGCCAAAGTCATGCGACTGCATGGCATCAACCGCGATGCATTCGACAGGTTTCGCTCTACGACCCCTTCTTGGTACTACGAGGTTGTTGCGCCCGGGTTCAAGTACAACATGACAGACATAGCTGCTGGAATGGGAATCGCACAGCTTGCAAAGCTGCCGCGCTTTCTTGCGCGCCGGCAGTATCTGGCCGAGCGCTATGGCGAACAACTGGCTTCACTGCCGTTGCTGCTTCCCGCCTCACCTCCGCCCGGCGAGATACACGCATGGCATTTGTACGTCATCCGCCTTACGGAGAATGCGGCCATATCGCGTGATGTCCTGATCCAGGCCTTGTCGGACAAGGGCATTGGGACCAGTGTGCACTACATACCGCTTCACCGCCAACCCTATTGGCGCGATCGCTATGGATTGAATGCGCAGATGTTCCCCCATTCGGAAGCCGCGTATCAGCGGATGCTCAGCATCCCTCTGTTTACCGCCATGGATGATGCGGATCAAGATCGAGTGATTGCGGCGCTGCAAGAGCTGTTGAGTTGA
- a CDS encoding glycosyltransferase: MFAYFYPPLGGAGVQRSLKFSKYLPDFGIVPSVISADSSAYTQDSSLLSEVPAKIEVMRLPHTPVLTRLMALAPRRDRARRVSAVPTPSRLDKTDSASRWRDRALRAFGTLQYPDDKTAWARHAEQAALRLMEHTSIDLVYSSSPPVSAHLAAMRVARHARVPWVADFRDLWTANPAYAAPGWRRAIDRRLESRLLAAASGIVTVSERLAATLADRTGPNVPVMSIPNGYDEADFAGVVVPTHASRGFCIVHAGTFYGHQSPDSFLRGVETLFEREPKMRERLRIRFVGSVGSRFEPQLLAFEARYPRVLERTGYVDHRQALAEMLAADALLLVIGGQAEAAVGVMTGKLFEYLRAARPILLLGAVDGEAAQLLRTVGAGAALDHAEPARIAELLSNWMAGGAPVPVAERAIAYERRALAGRLGAFLATVHDRFHGRD; encoded by the coding sequence ATGTTCGCCTACTTCTATCCCCCGCTTGGCGGCGCTGGAGTACAACGTTCGCTCAAGTTCAGCAAGTACCTGCCCGATTTCGGCATCGTGCCAAGTGTTATCAGTGCCGACAGCAGCGCTTACACGCAAGACAGCAGCCTGCTCTCCGAAGTACCGGCAAAAATCGAGGTGATGCGTCTGCCTCACACGCCGGTGCTGACCCGGCTGATGGCGTTGGCGCCGCGGCGCGACCGTGCCCGACGGGTGTCTGCAGTGCCTACGCCCTCGCGGCTGGACAAAACAGATTCGGCGAGTCGCTGGCGCGACCGTGCGCTGCGAGCTTTCGGCACCCTGCAATACCCCGACGACAAAACGGCGTGGGCGCGCCATGCTGAGCAAGCGGCGCTGCGTCTAATGGAGCACACATCGATCGACCTGGTGTATTCCAGTTCGCCGCCGGTGTCGGCCCACCTGGCGGCGATGCGCGTGGCACGCCACGCGCGAGTGCCATGGGTCGCAGACTTTCGTGACCTGTGGACGGCCAATCCGGCGTATGCAGCGCCGGGTTGGCGGCGCGCAATTGATCGCCGCCTAGAAAGTCGGCTGCTCGCCGCCGCCAGCGGCATAGTCACCGTATCCGAGCGCTTGGCCGCCACGTTGGCTGACCGAACTGGTCCGAATGTGCCGGTGATGAGCATTCCCAATGGGTACGACGAGGCAGACTTCGCCGGAGTCGTAGTGCCCACACACGCATCAAGAGGTTTCTGCATCGTGCACGCCGGAACCTTTTATGGTCACCAGTCGCCGGACAGCTTCTTGCGGGGCGTGGAAACGCTGTTCGAGCGCGAGCCGAAGATGCGCGAACGTTTGCGCATTCGCTTTGTCGGTAGCGTGGGCTCCCGTTTCGAGCCGCAGCTATTAGCGTTCGAGGCGCGTTATCCCCGCGTTCTGGAACGCACCGGGTATGTCGATCATCGCCAAGCACTCGCCGAAATGCTGGCCGCTGATGCGCTGCTGTTAGTAATAGGTGGGCAAGCCGAAGCCGCGGTAGGTGTGATGACCGGCAAGTTGTTTGAATATCTACGGGCTGCCCGGCCCATCCTGCTACTTGGCGCAGTCGATGGCGAAGCTGCACAGTTACTTCGCACAGTCGGTGCCGGTGCAGCGCTGGATCACGCGGAACCTGCGCGGATAGCGGAACTGCTCTCGAATTGGATGGCTGGTGGCGCACCGGTGCCCGTAGCTGAGCGCGCCATCGCATATGAACGTCGCGCGCTGGCAGGTCGACTTGGCGCGTTCCTGGCCACTGTACATGACCGTTTCCATGGACGAGACTGA